The Neurospora crassa OR74A linkage group V, whole genome shotgun sequence sequence ATCCAGGCTCCCAACAACGGACTCAGCAGCAAGGGGAAGTCCATGGAGTGATGGGGTTGCAATTGGAGGAAATTGAgatggcggcgaggagggaaagagaaatgCAGAGCTCGACGGGAGAGCTTCTGGCGTCTGTGAATGATCATCAGACGTGTTTTGTATAGCGCTTGCTCAGTAACCAGAATGCTAACGATATCATGGTGTTGGGGTGGAAAATAATTGTCATTGTCATTCTGGAAAAGCCGATGGAAATTCGAGGGGAATTCACGAGACAGTGAGCAACCTGGAATACAGGTGGATGATGGCGCACAGACCCACCCCCGATCTGTCTCCGGCAGGCCCCCGTGGCCCCTTGGCTTGCCGGAAAAGGTGCCGTGGCAGGCATCAACCCCGCAAAGCACGGCCAATTGTCTCAGAGACCTTTCTCCATTTTGGTCCCTTTTGGGCGGCAGAAAGTCAGCGAAGTGTCAGCGAAGAATCCCCGCAGCCGGGTCCATGACTAATGATTCCCCAATTGCTGAATGTGTGAGACGGACTCGGACCCTTGGCTTAATTCGCCGTGTTCCCTGTACGAATCATATGTACAGTAATCCGCAATCTGACCCAGCGCATCCGAACTCTGTGTTGTTAGTTCTGTCAGTTGGACAAGACCGACTCGGGaactttctctccttctttctctctctccgcgAGTCTCTTTTACGACACCGCCGACTTGTCGAATTGCTTCTCGCTCGTTGTCTCTAGGTAGAGTTGAATTGATGTTCCAGACCTAAACACGACCGAACAACTTCCATCCCACCAACGCCGAACCCCGTTTGCCCCTCCGGCTCAACACTTCCGAACACTTCAGACCAAACATGTGCCCGGCACCAACATCAGATGCGCAATCGTCGCAAGCCGACAATGCGACAACAAGCCAATTACCCTCCTTCTACTCTCCCAAGAGATCAGAGAACACCAGCGAGCAGTCTCGAGACAATGGCGACGTCGAATCCGTAGACCTCTCTTCTACCTCGGCACAACCGACCACAGCGCCCGCCATCACCCTCGACACCAGCGACAACCTCTCGACACACTCGTCGGTGCCCTCGACCCCCCTctcccaaccaccaccgccctccctcctctcgccCTCCTTCACGCCTCCCCAGACCCCCGGCACAGCaaccccctccacctccataACCTCCCTCTCGCTCTCCGAGCCGCGCGGCATCCCCGTCGACAGCTCCATTCCCACGGGAGGATGCGGTACCAAGAAGCCCAAGCTCCTCGAATCTCTGCCGCACGTGGAGTGCATAGTGCGGGCGCGCATCCCGACCACCAACGGGGCCGAGATGTTCCTGCACTTGTACACCAACGACGTGGACAACAAGGAGCACCTGGCCATTGTGTTTGGGAACAACATTCGGAGTGAAAGCTTGGACAGAGTGCGGGAGGGCGAGACGGAGATGGACAGGTTGGTAAGGGGTGCTTATACGGGCCGGTTGTATCCCGGTAGGACGACGAGTCGGGAACCGGGTGTTGGAGAgaccaagaaggaagagcaggaagagaaggcggaggagaagaaacaGGTGCCATTGGTCAGGATACACTCGGAGTGCTACACGGGCGAAACCGTCTGGTCTGCGCGCTGTGACTGTGGCGAGCAGCTTGACGAGGCGGCGCGTTTGATGTCGTTGCCTTCCAATACCGCTGGTGGAATCATTATCTATTTGcgccaagaaggccgaggtATTGGGTTGGGCGAAAAGTTGAAGGCCTACAACTTGCAAGATCTGGGGTCGGATACCGTCGAGGCCAATTTGCTGTTGCGCCACCCTGCCGATGCGAGGAGCTATGGTCTGGCGACTGCCATGTTGCGGGACCTGGGACAAAAGGAGATCAGACTGTTGACGAACAACCCGGACAAGATCAGGGCGGTGGAGGGCCCGAATCGGGAGATTGTGGTGACGGAACGGGTGGCCATGGTGCCGTTGAGTTGGAAGGGCAAGGGAGGGTTCAGGGCGCCCGAGGTGGAGGGGTATTTGAAGACCAAGGTACGTTTGTGACGCTGACCCTGTTGGtgatactgctgctgctgctgctgctgcaggtgGTGACAACTATGTGCTAACGCGAATGACAACAGATTGAAAAGATGGGACACATGTTGGATATGGGAGCGCTCCCTCAGTGATACATTTGACACGAACACGAAGAAAAACACATTAGACAGTTCTTGTTACATGGCGACATTTATTCTGCATATAATCTCGTGTATACCGGGCATGTCTCTCTGGCGGCACAAAAATCGAGGCGTTTCAGGGGGggttccttctttttcttaggTAATTAGATTTTGTTTGGATCTTTTACAGACCGTCATGGTCACACCGTGGATTACCATCTCGCGAGTTCTGGACTGATCCTACCAGTATCCAATGCTCAAGTTCCCTCATCTTGTTGCTATGCCCGAACACACAACTGAAGTCTTTCGCGGGGTACCTCTTGGAGGTCACAGTAGCTCATGACGCCTTTTCACGTGCTCGAGTCCTTCTATAATTTCCTCTCCTACATCGGACCTCTGAAGAGACGCTCAGCTACAACTTTGGTAAGTACctgtacactatgtactGTATTGTAAGGGCCTTTCGCCTTTCAGTTTGGAGTGTCGGAAGATACTTGTACAGTAGTGGAAGATGCAATAAAGTGCTGGCCCCACACGCCCTGCGATGTTTCATCCAATAGGAAGCATGGAATCAAGCTTCTTGGCATCAACGCTGGGTTCCACCGATAAGGCTTGCATGGTGCTCCCCTTCTGGCGCGGGATTGAATCAGTGTTTGTTCTGCAGAAAGGCAGCGAGCGGATGGAagtagaagtggaagtggaagctgaaGCTGCAGAATAACGCCCGTCGCgactgccaccaccacacaccaCAAAATGCCCTGAAGAAAAGAGCCGAGAGAATCCAACTGAACTTGAATCCTCCACCGGGCAGCGTGGAAGGAGCGAAAAGCAAACTGAAGTGAAATCTTACGAAACAGAACGGAACACGGTTTGCTTCTCCTCTGCAGTGCTTTTCTTCCACGCAAACAACCAAACTGAATATTTCCACTTTACGCGTTCTTTTCGTCATCTCGGACTCAGATCACCAGGCACCACCACGATTGCAAAATTCCCATCACCACAGTGCTACTGCTGTCCACCGGAACAGATCCCGAACAAGACGACCAACATCACATAGCCAACCATTCAGTTCATCTTCGATATCATACCTACCATTCAATTTTACACCTAATCCACAAACACCACACATCGACGGCAACATGAAGGACAACAGCCTTCGTCTGCGCCTCGTCGTCCGCCGTCATTCCCTCCCCGAGGTCAGAATCATCCACCACGTCCCTCTGGAGAACGACCCAACCATTGCCGACCTCGTCGACCAAATCAACGACATCATCCCCCTCGAGAGCCACGAATGGGGCCTTGAAGATTACGTGGTCGAGCTCCGTAACAAGGACGGTTATGCCTTTGAATGCTTGCATTTCCAGCAGGTGGCCAACGTCCtcaaggacgaggaagaagtctTGTGAGTGGAATTTCAACCTCTTCTCACCTACCCAGTCATTCAACCTTTCCCTGTACTTCACCTGCTGACTTCCAACCCCGCAGTGTTCGACCCCTCGTCACCGGTGACCGAAAGCGCCGTCTGCTGTCCGGCCGTGATCAAATCTCCAACGATGGCAGACACCTGATTGACGGCGTTCCCTTTGGCCGTCCCCGACTCAGGTCTCCGAGAGACAGACCCCCGGTCGACATCCCCCCTCTCAAGCGGAGAAGAATCGAATACGATACCATCGAgcgtgatgatgatgaacaaGCAGaacccctcttcctcacccGCCATGGCGAAGGTTCCGAGGACCGGGAGAGCACTCGTCAAGTCCGCTTCAACAATGCTGGCTTGGATGccaacgaggacgaggacgaggaagaagacgatgacTTTGTCGATCAAGAGCAATAcggtgacgatgaggaggaagacgagggccaagacgaagaggacgactACGAAATCAACTCAGACGAACTTGCCGATGAACTCGAGGGTCTTCAGGAGACAGAGTCAAGAGAAGAGACCCCAGTCGAGGACAACGTTGAGCAACCCACCGACATTAGCCCTACCAAGTCCCAAAAGTCTATCGACCTCTCAGACATTGATAGGATCGCTGCTCTTCGCGCTGCTTTCCCCAGAGTCTCGGTCGGCGTCTGCGAGAAGCTCCTCCTTCAGCACGATAGCAACGAGAACAAGGTTTATTGGAAGCTTCGACGCAGGAACCGTCCCCACATGACCCTGCAACAGATGCTAGCCTATAAGAGACGTCTCCAAGTCCGTGGACCTGAAGGTGCGATTGAGGACGAACTGGAGGCTGAAGCGTCCGAAAAGAGTGATGCCGAATCCGTCGCCTCCTTGGTCAAGCATTACGATGAGCATGGCTTCCCTGCTGGCTCTATTCTCGATGGTTCGGCTTCTCGTCACATGGTCGAAGCCCTTCGTATGTCGGGTCAGGATGTGAGGCTTCCTGTCCACAAAAGgtttgatgaggaggaggacgatgagggCACCGTCCAGCCCTCTAAAGTCGCTGCTCCGTCCGACGAGAACGAAATTCCCCTCGACTCAGATGAGGAGGGGTCAGACTTCGAcctcgacgaggacgacgaggacgacgaggacttATCCGAAGAGGGCTCTGACTCTTCCAATGACTCGGATGCTGTCTCCCTTTCCGATGACGCTGAAGAGGTGTTGGACGAAGAAGATCTCAGGGAAGTTTCTGACAAAGGATCCGCTGCCAGTGACAGCGAAAGTGGCCCCGAGGTCTACACCACCAAAGTAAAGCCCCCCGCGGAGATGGTCGCCCCCAAGAGCCCCCAGCCCAATGACGAATCCTCAAGTTCTGACGagagcgacagcgacagtagtagcgacgacgacagcagCTCAGAGGAGGACACATCCAGCAGCGAGAGCGACtccgaagatgaggaggacgattcAAGCAGTGATGATAGCAACAGCAGTGATTCCGATAGCTCTTCACGCCACAATGCCAACGCAAATTCCGATAATGATATTAGCAGCGATTCAGAGTCCGATTCCAGTGACAGCAGTGATGACGACTCGGATGAAGAACCAGTTACTTCAAGTTCTAAACATGCAAAAATTACCAAAGCTGTACTCCAGTCCAACAGCGAACAGTCAGCTACCCTTGATACGGCCACTCTGGATACTTCAAATGCATCCAACGACCAACAAAACCAAAGCCCTGTGCCTCCAGGCCAAGGCAAGAGCAAAACAAGGGCCCGGAACGCACGGCGGAGGCTTTCTGCTAGGATAAGAAAGACCGCGTCCAGAGATACTTCTATTCTTGGCTCTACGTCCGGTCAAGACACAGGGACGTCGACACCGGCTGATCTGGAGGCCAAGAGGATGGCCTTGCTCCAGTCACTCGGCCATCTTGAGTATCTCGGCAAACCAGCTGAAGTAGAAAAGCCTGCAGCTCCCGTTCCCGAGACCGAAAAGCCTGGGCCCTCTGCGGAGGACGACACAACCTCTGCCCCGGCTAAGCGGAAGACGAAGCTCGACGTGGACGCTGGCCGCCGTATGCTGTTTGGATCTCTTGGTCTCAAGAACCCCAAGTCtcaagaggatgaagaacaGATTCGCGCTAGCTTGATGAAGGGTGTCAAGCCATTAGTCAACCACCGTGTGGAGGATGCCAAAAAAGACGCCGAAGTTGCCGTAACCGAAGTAGATCCTGATGCTTGGCGCCAAAAGATCAACTATACTGCCGTTGAGTGCACCGAGGAAGGCGTCGAGCTCAGCGAACCACCTTTCCCATTCTATCAACGCTGGGACCCTCAGCAGCAAAACTACTGGGGTAATGGCCGTGGAGGACCCTCAAAGCGGAAGCAACAGAACCAGGGGGGgtacgaggaggaggaaccgggtaccaagaagagaaaagtgtCGGACGCTGAGGAGAATGTTGTCCTGAActacgacgaggaggacccCGATGCTTATGCGGCTCAAGACCACcccgaagaagaacaagatgaggaagagtacgatgaagaagaggagcacAATGACGAGCAGCACggggacgaagaggaagacttgcctcctcttcccagcGATTTGACCACCCTGCCTTTGCTCCAGCCAGGACAGGCCAAGGCTGGCATGATCATCACGTGGAAGCAATTCCTGCTCTCCAAGGCTACCAACTGGCAACCTCAAGTTATGAACATGACGGGAACCGTTGAGGAAGTCTGGGACCAGAACGATTTGCGAATTCTCCTTGCCAAGCGGGATAGGAACCTGGACGTCAACGAAAAGGTCTATGATGATGAGGGCAACCGCGTCTATGACAAGTTTGAGGTTccagaggacgaggatgacgcCGATGAGGATGCCGAAAAGGGGTACCGGACCATCAACTTTGCTGACATGATGGAGCCACGGGTCTTGCGTCAGTCAGAGGATGAAGTATTGGTGCCGGAGACCCAACATATCTCGCCGGTGAATGAGGATGGGGCCAGTAAGGCCAGCTCGCGTACTCTCGATCATAAGGCACCTTCGGAGCCCGAGTCGCAAATCGTTCAAGAAAGTCTCATCCCTGCTACGGACCACGGAAGCTCCTACGAACCTCAAGCTGCGCAGGTGACGTCCCCTGGCAATGTCTCCATTGATGATCATCTCCGCTCGGAAATCAGCCTTATCAGTACCGGCTCACGCCCGGAAGCGGATGCCTCTGTGTCTCGCGACGAACTTCTAAACGTAAGCAATCCCTCGCCACAGCGTGAACAAGCACCCGAATTGCCGTCATCTCCCCAGCATGGTCTTAGCGCACCCCCGTCCGAAGGTCACAACACCCCTCCGCGCAGCTCCGTCCTGGGTGATGAGCTGCCAGACGTCTTGGATCACCCATCCCAGGAGCCTGAATCCCAGGATCAAAGACCTCCCTCCCGTTCCTCCGCCTACCTTGAATCCCAACGTCTTACACTTAACGGATTCTCTGATGGACTGGAACAGGTAGCTGACAATCGGGGTAGCTATGTTAGCTATGCTAGGCTTGAGGTTATCCCTTCCGACGCAGATAGCGTTCGTAGCGGAAGGCAGCCAGACCCAGAGTTTAGCATCGATTTGGGAAACAACCAGATCCTCGACCAGTCTGAgcctgaagaagaagatgacgttCCGATGCCGGGTCGCGATTATGAGGAAGATGTCTCAATGCCAGGTTCCAATCACGAGGAGGATAACGAGGAGAATGATAGCGAGGAGGACCATGACGAGGGCGATCAGGAGGAGGAATCACAACAGACTACACCTAGACCTCAGAAGCAAGCATCACTATCCGAAGAACCTGCTAGCCCCGCGCTCTCCGACCTTTCAGCTTCTAGCAACGATTCCTTCCCCTCTCTGagccaaaccaccaccaaatccaGTCAACGCAAAGCCAGTCAGCCGCCCAAGTCGACCCCTAGAGATCCCATCCCTACCACCAGCAAGACTCGCAAATCGTTGGACGCTGTCAACCTAGACTACGAGCAGGCCATGAAGCGACTGGACGAAGAAGAGTCCTCCCAGGAGTCCACCACAATGGACGACACCCAACTCAAAGTAGAGAAGCGTCGCCAATTGTCCGAGCTCGCCCAGAAACTAGCCAAAACGCCCATCGAGCGTCCTTCACCTCGGAAGTTGCCTTTTCGTCGGACGACCTCCACCCCTTCCAAGCTGAACCAAACCGTCACTGCAACTACCAAATCAACAAGAAAAACTCGGTTCAGCGGTTCCTTCGTCATCCCTGATGGGTCTCAAGTCGTTGACCTTTGTGATCTGACCAGCAGCCCTGAGCCTGAGCTGAATGAGGACTATGCTGATGACGATGTGGATGAGACTTACCATGAAAGTAGTCCAGCTACTAGTCAGAGTCAAAACAGAGCGCCGCCATCGACGGCCCCTGGAGCGTCGGCGTCATTTGTGACACCAAGGAGGAAGCTGTTTGGTAGCACGAGGTTGAGTTCTACGCAGGTGCAGAGTCCGAGGAGGAGTCAGCCGAGTATTATCACGGGTTCATTGAGGAAGAACAGAGgttcggcttcttcttccaagtAGAATTTGGGAGAATTGAACAGACCGCTTTTTACGaaggtaaaggaggaggtaaaggaggagaagggtgaGAAGATGATTGGAGAGAAAGGGGTCAGTGGAACGACAGGGAAGCctgtttctctttttcaATTCTTGCGAGAGAAGCCGGTTTTGCAGTGCATTATGGAGGAGTACGAGGCAAGAAAAGTAGGACAGTCGAAGTTGAACATGGCATAGGAATCATGGGACAAAGATGAAGGCAGGGCTTAGTGCCTGTACTGGCTGGGCAGGTTGACCATAGCGGTGGGCAAAGGATTATTAGAAGTTGCATGTTTGATACAGCTATGAATTATCTTGCTTTTTAGGGGCACCTTATCCACATATTACCCCATGATATTTTTGGCTCCAACACCAGTTGAGCTACTTCTGATCCGGTAGACTGACAGACTGACAGACTGACAGACTGACAGACTGACAGACTGACAGACTGATAGACCTGATACATGGGGAATGGGAGTCGGAGCGAGAAGTCGTGGATCATGGGGTTCGTAAATATCTGTTTGTCTGCTtacaactacctacctagcgtaGTACTCGCCAGTCGCCTACAAACATCATGAAACAGCACGGAAATTTCACTACTTTATTTACCAGCATAGACAAATATTGGAGAAAGACAGAATGAACAAGCTGAGGGATATGAGAGCTTATCGATCTGTCAATGGGGTCCGCGTTTGCTAGAGGTCTCTTCGTCCTTTGCGTAttcctaggtagaggtaccataGCCCTTGTTTCGTTGATTTGGTGGGGGATCAAACTGGTTCACAAGGCACTATGTCTAGTTCTCGAGGTACTTGATGGCACCGTTTTAGGTTCGGAGACTTTTGAAAACCAACAAGTCAGGAAGTCAGGAAGTAATGGTACAATGACTTGTTCTCCAGTGTTTCGTTATGAGTCAAAGCTGGACACTCCTCGACCAAATCTGCTAAAACATGTAAATGCACCATATCCTGTGGAACTGGTAAAATAACCCTCGTCATTGTCACTAGAAGTAGATATCTGCTTCATTTCTACCTAGGTGCCCTGTGCAACTACCTTGTTTATCCCTGGGtatcatacctacctacctacttagcaGGTATTCTTTCCATACTTCTACCCGCCTAACTACCCGCTTAcctggtacctacctctacctacctaccattcCCTCCTACGCTTTCCCTGCTCATACTCACCTACCtgcacctagaggtaaggtacACCATTCCCCCCTTCGAACTACTAACCATTCCAAGCCCAATTCTCATTCTGATCCCCATCgaatcccatccatccatccatccatccttccatccttcctATCAGGTACCTCACTGCTGAACACAACCCAGCTCAAAACTACCCGTACTATTAGCAGGAGAAGGGAGACCACCTTCACACGAGCTGCAcattgtagaggtagtcaaaGTTGCCAAAGCGGCGTTGGGTCCGTCTGCGGTGTTCTTGCTGCTAGGACTTTCATCGGTACCGCCACTTGGGTTAGTGCatttgttggtgttggtgttgctgtcggTGTCGATACTTGGCTCGGTGTTGTGTGTAGTGGGGTTGCAGATGTTGAGGCCTGCGATGGCGATCGTGATGTCTGATGTGCTGTCTGTGTCGTTGCGGATTggggtggtggaagtggtgggaGCCGCGGGAGCGATGGGAGTCATTAGGttggtgagggtggtggaagtggtggaggTGCATGTAATTGGAGTAACGGGATCACTAGAAGTAGTTGCTTCAAGAACAGGCGAGctgagaagagaaggaataggAGAGTTGGGTAAGGAAACCCAAGAGCCCGGCATGATGGTTACGTGGAGAATAGGACTGGGGTGGGGGTTGGAGCTCGTTGCGGTATGGGGTTGGGCATTTGGCTGAGAGCTGGACAACGGAGACGAAAGGAGAGAAGTACTGCGAGAGGAAGCCCAAGAGCCGGGCAATCTGACTTGGAGGATAGGTGTAAGGCATGGACAAATGCTGGGTTGAAGATTTGAAGCGTCTGGGGAAGCAGCTTGGGTGTTAATCTGAGGGGTACCGCCCGGGCACCGGGATAATGGAATAGGAGGGCTCAGGGGTATGGTCCCGGTGAAATAGATGAAGCCTTCTTCGGAGCTGGTTTGCGAGTTTGGTTGGAGATTCCCCGTCGGTCGAGGATATTCTTCCGTTGAGACAGtccaggtacctctagaagCGGTGAAGTTTTCGCTGGCTTGGGAGCTGGCCATGGACTGAGGGATTGACTGAGGGTCTGCCTCTGAGCTGGGTAGACTCGGAGAAGTCATGCCTGGGCTGGGATCACGGGTTGTTACTGGCCGTGGGTCGAGTGAAAAGAATACGGACAAGTCAAATAAGGAGCTTTCGGCGGAAGAGGTGTGGGAAGTGGGGGCCGAAGTGGGCTGGGAAGTGGAGGGACAGGAGGCCGGGGCTGTGGAAACTTGAGGACGTCCAGTGCTAGGTGTCGAGGGTATAGATGGTGAGCGTGGCAGGGGGATTGACGGCGGTAATGGTGGTGAGGCTGGTGAAGGTGGTGACGGAGGTTGTGATCGAGTCTCTGAAAAGGACTCGGAGGACATTGTGAAGTGTGGTGATTGTAGTTGCGCTGCGTTTGAGAAATGGGAACTAAAAAATGCCAGCGTTGAACGATTGGCTTCGTGGCTGGAAGAAAGGATAGGAGCCATTCTTATAGCACTTTATCAAAGTGTGTCTTCTTCATGATACCTTTTGGCCATGGGAATGGCATGCCTTGCTCCAGGAAAGCACTACCTCTGCCCATCAAGGTGCCCGGGCTCAACCAGATGCGGCTCCCACTTGGTGTCGATCAGACGTTGGTGGCATTCTCATAGGCGTCAAGTGTTTGTCCGGTAAGTGTCCAAACTGACACAAAAGCGTTTGAAGCTGAAAGGTTcagaagaaggacgggacCAACGCAAAGCTGAGCCATTGAGCAGTAGGTCACTGCCCAAGCATCACGTACCTTGCATCAAGCACGCTCATCAACGACAGCTTCTCCCTCTTTTGCAGGGAGGCACCCTTGTCCAACATGATTCAAAGGATCATGATTTCCAATTTCGTGCTACCTGCTCCCTCAGCACTACCCCAACAAAGGCAACTCCCGTGTCAGTATCTATCGGGTCTGAAGCCAAACCGTGCCCAGACACTCGTTGTATCCGGGTGTGGGCGTGGACTCGATAGCCCAAGTGTATGACGGTCATGTCTCGAACCAAAAGAGGCCAGGATCAAGGAAGTTGAACAATTCTTCCTGTCGCGATCAtctttctccttctgttGCCGTTGGTGACGCGTTTCGATGTTCAAATCCTGTGCAAATCGCCATGTCAAAGATAACGCCGACATGAATCGCTGAAGTGCAACATGCAGAATCAGGAAGTGCCCCTGCAAGCGGACAGAGGCCGGAGATTGACTGGACGTTGATGTTTCGCATGTATGACATTGAGGTATTATTTCGGAGAATTGTACGTCGCCGATAAGGACCCCTTCGTTGCTTCCGATGGCGAAATGTTGTACGCGGATATCGATCCTTCCTTGGATGTTCGTTATATCTGTCGGCTGTTTCCCATTATGTTGTTTCTGAACTTGAGATTCACTCA is a genomic window containing:
- the rib-4 gene encoding GTP cyclohydrolase-2, with amino-acid sequence MCPAPTSDAQSSQADNATTSQLPSFYSPKRSENTSEQSRDNGDVESVDLSSTSAQPTTAPAITLDTSDNLSTHSSVPSTPLSQPPPPSLLSPSFTPPQTPGTATPSTSITSLSLSEPRGIPVDSSIPTGGCGTKKPKLLESLPHVECIVRARIPTTNGAEMFLHLYTNDVDNKEHLAIVFGNNIRSESLDRVREGETEMDRLVRGAYTGRLYPGRTTSREPGVGETKKEEQEEKAEEKKQVPLVRIHSECYTGETVWSARCDCGEQLDEAARLMSLPSNTAGGIIIYLRQEGRGIGLGEKLKAYNLQDLGSDTVEANLLLRHPADARSYGLATAMLRDLGQKEIRLLTNNPDKIRAVEGPNREIVVTERVAMVPLSWKGKGGFRAPEVEGYLKTKIEKMGHMLDMGALPQ